Proteins encoded together in one Mus pahari chromosome 9, PAHARI_EIJ_v1.1, whole genome shotgun sequence window:
- the Tdg gene encoding G/T mismatch-specific thymine DNA glycosylase isoform X2, with protein MMAEVPNMAVTTGQQTPAVAPSMATVTEQQMPAEAPAQEPAPEAPKRRKRKPRAVEPQEPVEPKKPATSKKSGKSTKSKEKQEKITDAFKVKRKVDRFNGVSEAELLTKTLPDILTFNLDIVIIGINPGLMAAYKGHHYPGPGNHFWKCLFMSGLSEVQLNHMDDHTLPGKYGIGFTNMVERTTPGSKDLSSKEFREGGRILVQKLQKYQPRIAVFNGKCIYEIFSKEVFGVKVKNLEFGLQPHKIPDTETLCYVMPSSSARCAQFPRAQDKVHYYIKLKDLRDQLKGIERNSDIQEVQYTFDLQLAQEDAKKMAVKEEKYDPGYEAAYGGAYGENPCNGEPCGIASNGLTAHSAEPRGEAAPGDVPNGQWTAQSFTEQIPFDNCGTREQEEGSHA; from the exons ATGATGGCAGAAGTTCCTAACATGGCAGTCACGACTGGACAGCAGACGCCAGCAGTAGCTCCTAGCATGGCAACCGTGACTGAACAGCAGATGCCCGCAGAAGCTCCTGCCCAGGAACCTGCACCAG AAGctccaaagagaaggaaaaggaaacccAGAGCAGTAGAGCCCCAGGAACCAGTGGAGCCCAAGAAACCTGCTACGTCAAAGAAATCCGGCAAGTccacaaaatcaaaagaaaagcaagagaaaatcACAGACGCATTTAAAGTGAAAAGGAAAGTGGACCGTTTCAACGGCGTCTCTGAAGCCGAGCTTCTGACCAAGACTCTGCCTGACATCCTGACCTTCAATCTGGATATTGTGATT ATTGGCATTAACCCGGGATTAATGGCTGCTTACAAAGGACATCACTACCCTGGGCCTGGAAATCACTTCT GGAAGTGTCTGTTCATGTCGGGGCTGAGTGAGGTGCAGCTGAATCACATGGATGACCACACCTTACCCGGGAAATACGGCATTGGATTCACCAACATGGTGGAAAGGACGACGCCAGGCAGCAAGGATCTGTCTAG TAAAGAGTTCCGGGAAGGAGGGCGCATCCTGGTGCAGAAACTGCAGAAATACCAGCCACGAATAGCAGTGTTTAATGGAAAAT gtatttatgaaattttcagtAAAGAAGTTTTTGGAGTAAAGGTTAAGAACTTGGAATTTGGGCTTCAACCCCACAAGATCCCAGACACAGAAACT CTTTGCTACGTCATGCCATCGTCCAGTGCCAGATGTGCTCAGTTTCCCCGGGCCCAGGACAAAGTTCATTACTACATTAAGCTGAAGGACTTGAGAGACCAGCTGAAAGGCATTGAACGCAACTCGGACATTCAGGAAGTGCAGTATACATTTGACCTGCAGCTTGCGCAAG AGGATGCAAAGAAGATGGCTGTTAAGGAAGAAAAGTATGATCCAGGCTATGAGGCAGCATACGGCGGCGCCTATGGTGAAAACCCATGCAATGGTGAACCTTGTGGCATTGCTTCAAATGGGCTAA cAGCCCACAGTGCGGAGCCAAGAGGAGAAGCAGCTCCCGGTGACGTTCCGAATGGGCAGTGGACGGCGCAGTCGTTTACAGAACAGATCCCTTTTGATAACTGTGGGACCCgagagcaggaagaggggagcCACGCCTAG
- the Tdg gene encoding G/T mismatch-specific thymine DNA glycosylase isoform X1, translated as MDAEAARSYSLEQVQALYSFPFQQMMAEVPNMAVTTGQQTPAVAPSMATVTEQQMPAEAPAQEPAPEAPKRRKRKPRAVEPQEPVEPKKPATSKKSGKSTKSKEKQEKITDAFKVKRKVDRFNGVSEAELLTKTLPDILTFNLDIVIIGINPGLMAAYKGHHYPGPGNHFWKCLFMSGLSEVQLNHMDDHTLPGKYGIGFTNMVERTTPGSKDLSSKEFREGGRILVQKLQKYQPRIAVFNGKCIYEIFSKEVFGVKVKNLEFGLQPHKIPDTETLCYVMPSSSARCAQFPRAQDKVHYYIKLKDLRDQLKGIERNSDIQEVQYTFDLQLAQEDAKKMAVKEEKYDPGYEAAYGGAYGENPCNGEPCGIASNGLTAHSAEPRGEAAPGDVPNGQWTAQSFTEQIPFDNCGTREQEEGSHA; from the exons ATGGACGCAGAGGCCGCGCGCAG CTATTCTCTGGAGCAAGTTCAAGCTTtgtattcatttccatttcaacaAATGATGGCAGAAGTTCCTAACATGGCAGTCACGACTGGACAGCAGACGCCAGCAGTAGCTCCTAGCATGGCAACCGTGACTGAACAGCAGATGCCCGCAGAAGCTCCTGCCCAGGAACCTGCACCAG AAGctccaaagagaaggaaaaggaaacccAGAGCAGTAGAGCCCCAGGAACCAGTGGAGCCCAAGAAACCTGCTACGTCAAAGAAATCCGGCAAGTccacaaaatcaaaagaaaagcaagagaaaatcACAGACGCATTTAAAGTGAAAAGGAAAGTGGACCGTTTCAACGGCGTCTCTGAAGCCGAGCTTCTGACCAAGACTCTGCCTGACATCCTGACCTTCAATCTGGATATTGTGATT ATTGGCATTAACCCGGGATTAATGGCTGCTTACAAAGGACATCACTACCCTGGGCCTGGAAATCACTTCT GGAAGTGTCTGTTCATGTCGGGGCTGAGTGAGGTGCAGCTGAATCACATGGATGACCACACCTTACCCGGGAAATACGGCATTGGATTCACCAACATGGTGGAAAGGACGACGCCAGGCAGCAAGGATCTGTCTAG TAAAGAGTTCCGGGAAGGAGGGCGCATCCTGGTGCAGAAACTGCAGAAATACCAGCCACGAATAGCAGTGTTTAATGGAAAAT gtatttatgaaattttcagtAAAGAAGTTTTTGGAGTAAAGGTTAAGAACTTGGAATTTGGGCTTCAACCCCACAAGATCCCAGACACAGAAACT CTTTGCTACGTCATGCCATCGTCCAGTGCCAGATGTGCTCAGTTTCCCCGGGCCCAGGACAAAGTTCATTACTACATTAAGCTGAAGGACTTGAGAGACCAGCTGAAAGGCATTGAACGCAACTCGGACATTCAGGAAGTGCAGTATACATTTGACCTGCAGCTTGCGCAAG AGGATGCAAAGAAGATGGCTGTTAAGGAAGAAAAGTATGATCCAGGCTATGAGGCAGCATACGGCGGCGCCTATGGTGAAAACCCATGCAATGGTGAACCTTGTGGCATTGCTTCAAATGGGCTAA cAGCCCACAGTGCGGAGCCAAGAGGAGAAGCAGCTCCCGGTGACGTTCCGAATGGGCAGTGGACGGCGCAGTCGTTTACAGAACAGATCCCTTTTGATAACTGTGGGACCCgagagcaggaagaggggagcCACGCCTAG